The Castellaniella sp. genome includes a window with the following:
- the rpsT gene encoding 30S ribosomal protein S20 — MANSAQARKRARQAVALNKHNASMRSMLRTAIKRVRQAIETGDQTAANETFRKASSVIDRVADKQIIHKNKAARHKSRLSAAIKALAA; from the coding sequence CAAGCCCGTAAACGCGCCCGTCAGGCCGTTGCCCTTAACAAACACAACGCCAGCATGCGCTCTATGTTGCGCACCGCGATCAAACGCGTACGCCAGGCCATCGAGACCGGCGACCAGACCGCTGCGAACGAGACCTTCCGCAAGGCCAGCAGCGTTATTGACCGCGTGGCCGATAAACAAATCATCCACAAGAACAAGGCCGCACGCCACAAGAGCCGCCTGTCTGCCGCGATCAAGGCACTTGCTGCCTGA